The following proteins come from a genomic window of Dreissena polymorpha isolate Duluth1 chromosome 1, UMN_Dpol_1.0, whole genome shotgun sequence:
- the LOC127855036 gene encoding antileukoproteinase-like produces MICPVQCQGDDTCPGSQKCCQYGCMITCLDPVFYDGPTTRLPGPCIVRLAEWEAANRRLGFERPLCAANGDFMGTQYQGSQAICVTPDGTEISCFAVNRWEAVDMDYLRT; encoded by the exons ATGATCTGTCCAGTGCAATGTCAAGGTGACGATACTTGCCCCGGCAGCCAGAAGTGCTGTCAATACGGATGTATGATTACGTGCCTCGATCCAGTTTTCTACG ACGGACCCACGACGCGCTTGCCAGGTCCCTGCATCGTCAGACTTGCCGAATGGGAAGCCGCAAACAGGCGTCTGGGATTTGAGCGACCTCTTTGTGCCGCGAATGGTGATTTCATGGGGACGCAGTACCAAGGCTCCCA AGCTATCTGTGTTACTCCTGACGGCACTGAGATTTCTTGTTTCGCGGTCAACAGGTGGGAGGCCGTCGACATGGACTACC TGCGCACGTGA
- the LOC127855033 gene encoding uncharacterized protein LOC127855033: MSHYWKCEFFHFHCSRRRIKMSGKLLRVMLLVHAFFRCWGASKQSQFIKMSDAIIMPYVEMTSRSATGFFECAALCNDACWFLKYSGNGSGSGTCELYTLKDAIYSQLRFVNSSNLYKKVYPPAIAFVGISEGKTWEGARDFCQSLGANLAIADSTAKVERMNNIISSGWFWVGGQKIGTTWKWLSGAVVAQTPIDDNNASCLCVFGSKLNDWSCTNILMSVCEFKL, from the exons ATGTCACATTATTGGAAATGTGAGTTTTTTCACTTTCACTGCAGCCGTAGGAGAATCAAGATGTCTGGAAAACTGTTGAGAGTTATGCTTCTGGTGCATGCATTTTTTAGATGTTGGGGCGCATCAAAGCAATCACAATTCATAAAAATGTCTGATGCGATAATAATGCCGTATGTGGAAATGACAAGCAGATCTGCCACCGGATTTTTTGAATGTGCTGCACTTTGCAATGATGCGTGTTGGTTCCTGAAGTATTCGGGCAACGGATCGGGCTCAGGCACATGTGAACTGTACACCCTAAAGGACGCAATCTACTCCCAGCTGAGATTCGTAAATAGTTCAAATCTGTACAAAAAG GTCTATCCCCCCGCAATTGCGTTTGTTGGAATCTCGGAAGGCAAAACATGGGAAGGGGCAAGGGACTTCTGTCAGAGTCTTGGAGCCAACTTAGCCATCGCCGACAGCACCGCAAAGGTGGAAAGAATGAACAACATTATAAGTTCCGGGTGGTTCTGGGTAGGAGGCCAGAAAATCGGGACGACCTGGAAATGGTTATCTGGAGCGGTCGTGGCGCAGACTCCTATAGACGATAATAATGCCTCGTGTCTTTGTGTGTTTGGCAGCAAGTTGAACGATTGGTCCTGCACTAACATTTTGATGTCAGTGTGTGAATTTAAGCTTTAA